One window of the Phycodurus eques isolate BA_2022a chromosome 7, UOR_Pequ_1.1, whole genome shotgun sequence genome contains the following:
- the LOC133405311 gene encoding uncharacterized protein LOC133405311 translates to MASSGVEILGLTLAVAGWLGVMVACGLPMWRVAAYVGQNVVVSQVIWEGLWMNCSVQSTGQMHCKVHDSMLGLPRDLQAARALVVVSVAFGVAGVGLVTAGAQCTDCSQDVRGKRRLVVSGGLALTLAGFLTLVAVSWTAHAIVLGFYDPLLEDTGKRDCLTSCILPMWRVSAFIGVSIVTAQTIWEGIWMNCVVQSTGQMQCKIHDSMLALSGDLQAARALTVISIVLGLVGILVAMMGAKCTNCVEEERAKARVMIGAGVAFILASLTQLIPVSWSANAIIMEFYNPAIPEAQKREIGAALYAGWAGAALLLLGGGILCSSCPPQAEKYRPPSKIIYPPSRSIPLSGYEQRNYQEFLQRDVGGTAYRMSVGLELLGISLCILGWIIGIVACALPMWRVTAFIGSNIVTAQIIWEGLWMTCVVQSTGQMQCKVYDSMLALSQDLQAARALTVISILLAIMAVLIAITGAKCTNCIEEEASKAKVMIISGVFFIVSGVMQLIPVSWSANTIIRDFYNPLLTDAQRRELGAALYIGWAAAALLILGGGLLCCSCPPSEARYNNSRMAYSASRSAGGQGMERKDYV, encoded by the exons ATGGCCTCTTCGGGCGTGGAGATCCTGGGACTGACGCTGGCCGTGGCGGGCTGGCTGGGCGTGATGGTGGCGTGCGGCCTTCCCATGTGGCGCGTGGCAGCCTATGTGGGCCAGAACGTGGTGGTGTCCCAGGTGATCTGGGAGGGCCTATGGATGAACTGCTCGGTGCAGAGCACGGGCCAGATGCACTGCAAGGTTCACGACTCCATGCTGGGGCTGCCTCGAGACCTCCAGGCGGCCCGCGCCCTGGTGGTGGTCTCGGTGGCGTTCGGCGTAGCGGGTGTCGGCCTGGTAACGGCGGGGGCTCAGTGCACGGACTGTAGCCAGGACGTGAGGGGCAAACGGCGTCTGGTGGTGTCTGGGGGGCTCGCCTTGACCCTGGCGGGGTTTCTGACCCTGGTGGCCGTGTCCTGGACGGCGCACGCCATCGTGTTGGGCTTCTACGATCCGCTTCTGGAGGACACGGGGAAGCGGGACT GCCTGACATCATGCATTCTGCCCATGTGGAGAGTGTCGGCTTTCATTGGGGTCAGCATCGTCACGGCGCAGACCATCTGGGAGGGTATCTGGATGAACTGTGTGGTGCAGAGCACAGGCCAGATGCAGTGTAAAATCCACGACTCCATGCTGGCCCTCAGCGGCGATCTGCAGGCCGCCCGGGCCCTTACCGTCATCTCCATTGTGCTGGGCCTGGTAGGCATCCTGGTGGCCATGATGGGGGCCAAGTGCACCAACTGCGTGGAGGAGGAGCGGGCCAAAGCTCGGGTGATGATCGGGGCCGGGGTGGCGTTCATCCTGGCGTCTCTGACCCAGCTCATCCCGGTGTCGTGGTCGGCCAACGCCATCATAATGGAGTTCTACAATCCCGCCATCCCCGAGGCCCAGAAGAGGGAGATCGGAGCCGCTCTGTATGCCGGCTGGGCTGGCGCCGCCTTGCTGCTCCTCGGCGGGGGCATTCTGTGCTCCAGTTGTCCCCCACAGGCTGAGAAGTACAGGCCCCCATCAAAAATCATATACCCGCCCAGCAGATCCATCCCCCTGAGTGGCTACGAGCAGAGAAACTAC CAAGAGTTTCTCCAGCGCGACGTTGGTGGAACAGCTTACAGGATGTCCGTCGGCCTGGAGTTGCTGGGCATCTCCCTGTGCATCCTGGGATGGATCATCGGCATTGTGGCGTGCGCCCTGCCCATGTGGAGGGTGACGGCGTTCATCGGCAGCAACATCGTGACGGCGCAGATCATCTGGGAGGGCCTGTGGATGACCTGCGTGGTGCAGAGCACGGGCCAGATGCAGTGCAAGGTCTACGACTCCATGCTGGCCCTCTCGCAGGACCTGCAGGCCGCCCGGGCGCTCACTGTCATTTCCATCTTGCTGGCCATCATGGCCGTGCTTATCGCAATCACCGGCGCCAAGTGCACCAACTGCATCGAAGAGGAGGCCTCCAAAGCCAAGGTGATGATCATCTCTGGGGTGTTCTTCATTGTGTCGGGCGTCATGCAGCTCATTCCCGTCTCCTGGTCGGCCAACACCATCATCCGGGACTTCTATAACCCTTTACTGACGGACGCCCAGAGGCGGGAACTGGGCGCCGCGCTCTACATCGGTTGGGCGGCCGCCGCCCTCCTGATCTTGGGCGGCGGACTGCTTTGCTGCTCGTGCCCGCCCAGCGAGGCCCGGTACAACAATTCCCGAATGGCGTACTCGGCCTCCAGGTCCGCGGGAGGCCAGGGGATGGAGAGGAAAGACTACGTGTGA